The proteins below are encoded in one region of Sebaldella sp. S0638:
- the arcC gene encoding carbamate kinase encodes MSKKIVIALGGNAFGDTPKEQLEAVKKTAKPIVDLIEEGNQVILTHGNGPQVGMINTALGKAAEIDEKIPDIDFPECGAMSQGYIGCHLQSAVREELRNRNIGKSVASIITQVVVDKNDKAFENPTKPVGIFYTKEEAERIAKEKGYVMAEDSGRGYRRVVPSPMPEKIVEAEIIKDLVEKEHVVITVGGGGIPVIENGNQLTGVPAVIDKDFASEKLAELLKADYLIILTGVEKVAVNFGKPDQKWLDEISVSEAEQYIKEGHFAPGSMLPKVEAAIKFIKGNPDKKALITSLEKAKDGINGLTGTVITGN; translated from the coding sequence ATGTCAAAGAAAATAGTTATAGCTTTGGGAGGAAATGCCTTTGGCGATACACCGAAAGAACAGCTTGAAGCTGTAAAGAAAACTGCTAAACCTATAGTTGATCTGATTGAAGAAGGTAATCAGGTAATACTTACACATGGAAACGGACCGCAGGTAGGGATGATAAACACAGCACTTGGAAAAGCAGCAGAAATTGATGAGAAGATTCCTGATATTGATTTTCCGGAGTGCGGTGCAATGAGTCAGGGATATATAGGTTGTCATCTGCAAAGTGCTGTAAGAGAGGAACTTAGAAACAGAAATATAGGGAAATCTGTTGCGAGCATAATTACTCAGGTAGTCGTGGATAAAAATGACAAAGCTTTTGAAAACCCGACAAAACCTGTAGGAATATTTTACACAAAAGAAGAAGCTGAGAGAATCGCAAAAGAAAAAGGATATGTAATGGCTGAGGATTCAGGAAGAGGTTACAGAAGGGTAGTACCTTCTCCAATGCCTGAAAAAATCGTAGAAGCTGAGATAATAAAAGATCTGGTAGAAAAAGAACATGTGGTAATAACAGTAGGAGGCGGAGGAATTCCGGTAATCGAGAACGGAAATCAGCTGACAGGAGTTCCGGCTGTTATAGATAAAGATTTTGCAAGTGAGAAACTGGCGGAACTTTTGAAAGCCGACTATTTGATAATACTTACAGGGGTAGAAAAAGTTGCTGTTAATTTCGGAAAACCTGATCAAAAATGGCTTGATGAAATATCTGTAAGCGAAGCTGAACAATATATAAAAGAAGGGCATTTTGCTCCGGGGTCAATGCTTCCTAAGGTAGAAGCCGCAATAAAATTCATAAAGGGTAATCCTGATAAGAAGGCACTTATCACATCATTGGAAAAGGCAAAAGACGGGATTAACGGTTTGACAGGAACGGTAATAACAGGTAATTAA
- a CDS encoding DUF2877 domain-containing protein has translation MRAVFSDSYSENILLIFEKEEKGKLHSEFETSINLKFGERLVNISCNRTVMSPFGIQVPEHTIKKIIANIEDGEEITFNSTEKFLLFKDMDLKLNLRGKMYGNKILPAKADKKNAEKNIKEILNYFLGNNYKNGFGIGNREFVKVITDVENSTLNEEVLVKINNIRKDVEAGKTEIKNYNYFLGRGEGLTPGGDDFIVGMMAAMNFLNHKKTEKLKKELMQDIYMKTTDISAEYLYYGSHSCFSLNITEFCKKLLFDNINSEEEKKALYKSYENLIKNGHTSGVDTLMGILLYTTAVLKTV, from the coding sequence ATGAGAGCTGTGTTTTCGGATTCCTATTCAGAAAATATATTATTGATTTTTGAAAAGGAAGAGAAAGGAAAATTACACAGTGAATTTGAAACAAGTATTAATTTGAAATTCGGCGAAAGGCTTGTTAATATAAGCTGTAACCGTACAGTTATGTCTCCGTTCGGAATACAGGTTCCGGAACACACCATAAAAAAGATAATAGCAAATATAGAAGACGGAGAAGAAATAACTTTTAACAGTACGGAAAAATTCTTATTATTTAAAGATATGGATTTGAAGCTGAATTTACGGGGTAAAATGTATGGCAATAAGATTTTGCCGGCTAAAGCAGATAAGAAAAATGCAGAGAAAAATATAAAAGAAATTCTGAATTATTTTTTGGGAAATAATTATAAAAATGGTTTTGGGATAGGAAACAGAGAGTTTGTAAAGGTAATCACCGATGTGGAAAACAGTACCTTAAACGAAGAAGTATTGGTAAAGATAAATAATATAAGAAAAGATGTAGAAGCGGGAAAAACAGAAATAAAGAATTATAACTACTTTTTGGGCAGAGGAGAAGGACTTACACCGGGCGGCGATGATTTCATAGTAGGAATGATGGCAGCAATGAATTTTTTAAACCATAAAAAAACAGAGAAACTAAAAAAAGAACTGATGCAGGATATATATATGAAAACTACAGATATTTCAGCAGAATATTTGTATTACGGGTCTCATTCCTGCTTCAGTCTGAATATAACGGAATTTTGCAAGAAACTACTTTTTGATAATATAAATAGCGAAGAAGAGAAAAAAGCACTGTATAAAAGTTATGAAAATCTTATAAAAAACGGACATACTTCAGGAGTAGACACTCTCATGGGAATATTATTATACACCACGGCAGTTTTGAAAACAGTGTAG